From the Lathyrus oleraceus cultivar Zhongwan6 chromosome 3, CAAS_Psat_ZW6_1.0, whole genome shotgun sequence genome, the window TAATAAATCAATGACCCAGTATCTTCACCAAGATAAGAAAGGAATTCTCATTTAAGAGAATGTAATAAGGCTATTCGGATCAAGATTTGAATGAAACATATTAGCACAGTCGAATAGTTTAGTGAAAATATAAAGGAACACTTAAGAAAACGACCAAGTAAAAATAGTGACAATTTAAATTCTAATATATAAAGCACACTGCTTAGTATAGTCAATTAAAATATTCATCCTAAGTGCATTGTAAGAAAGTATCTGTAGCTTAGATACCACAAACACATCACACTgaatatatatatctatatatcaTATGAGCATCGACCAAAgatcattttgaaatttaaaatagACTAATTTCAAAGAGAAATAAACACAAGTAGTAATCTCTTAGGCAGCAACAGTGGCAGTTTCAGAAAGCTTGTTGTTAGGCTCAACAACTCCAATGGTTGCAGTTTCTGTGGACTTATTTTCAGATTCAGCCTCAGTTGAAGCTTCTATTGGCTTATTATCAAGCTCAACAGAGGCAATAACTGCAGCTTCTGAATCAGAAGGTTTGATAACATGTTCAACCTCAGTTGCAGTTTCTGTAGACTTGTTTTCAGGCTCCACCCAGAATTCAGTTTTCTTTCCAGTTTTGGAAACAGTTTCAAAAACATCTTGTGGCTTTACATTTCCTTTCACAGTCACCTTTTGTTCCTTCATATCAATCTCAAATGATTCTACACCTGTAAACAAAATAActgttaatatatatataaaccTAATTTAGATGTATTGTTCTTGTAACATTTTTACCTTGCATTTTTTCCAAAACTCTATTGACCGCTCCTGAACAGCCTGTGCATGACATCTTTACTTTCAGGACAACCGTCTGAAATCGTAACAGTCACGCATTCATCCTTTATATTAAATTGAAAAGTACTAAGAAATTCAATCATGATATCTGAGCTTAGAAACTCATCAACCTCATCATAAAGAAAAATATCTAATTCAAATGAATTAAGTACCAAAATCACAATGATCTCGGCCACAAGAAAAATACGGGAAAAAAAGAAGTAAAAAGATTAAGTACCTCAGAAGACATGGTTATGTTACGTGTATGAAAAGAAAGTGTTCAAAGACAGAAAAATGTATTCTCAATTGGGTGGTTATGGAATGAAGAGTTGTGGTAATGGACTAATGCCTTTTATATACCAACAAAGTAGGCAGGTTGGTGAACCAATATATGTGAAGTGGACTTCATAATTAAAAGTAGAATTCTAATGCTTTCTTTTCAAGCAAAAAATTGTTGTACTTCATAATTGAATTCTAGTTATATTTCCAACTCTTGCAGTACAAGTATAGATGAGTATTACTCTTATCCAAAAACATTATGTGATTGAACAATTAACGACAGAGTTAGGTTAGGTTGTTATTGCATGGCATGCAATAATGTGTGAAGTGGGTTTCGTCATTTCTCCAATCAAAGTTGTCCTTGTCTTAGTGGAATACTGAAATGATATAGGATAATGTAGTACAAGAAATGTAAAGCTAGTACATAATAATGTTGCTTGATTAAGAAAAAAAGTTATGGTGGTAGTACTTTTATTTTATAGACCATAGTACTTGACATTTGAGTATGAATTCCAATATTGTATTGTGGTAGACACGTGGTACAAAGTAGGTGTGTCTCAATTTTCTGAATGTACTACTTCTCTTTACATGTACCACATATTTGTTGGAGAATACCATAGGCCAAGAACAATAACATATTAGTAGTTTGAAGAAATATTTTATATTTCATGCaaattatatttgatattttcacattttaagtttttttttatattttaaatcTTACCCTAACAATTCCATCATCCAACTAACTAAAACAGTCTTTCTTGTATTTAACTATTATTTTCTTTCAGACTCTTCCGTCGTCCGTTCTTCCACCGTAACTTACAACCATAatatcttgaatttgttttgattaaaaatgaaatgtatGAATATTATGTTTGGATGATATTATCTTTTGGTGAAAAAGAAGAAAATTAATATATGAAATTTGTTGTTAAATTGAGAGCGAATTGTATGGATGTTATGTGATAATAACTTTTTATATCTTTAAAAGAAGCTAAAAAtgttatttttttaaaaaaatattatcCATGGATATTTGTAAATATCTACGGATACCTTAAAATTCGCGGATTATCGCTAATGACACTCTTTCAACACGTAAATTTTATGACATTTTATCAGTTATTTTATTCAATTTCATCTCattttggttgagtttgattAGGATTTACCATGTTTTTGAATAAATTGAAGACAAAGGAAGAAagaagaaaatatgaaaaaatgGTGTAAAAAAG encodes:
- the LOC127128628 gene encoding copper transport protein CCH, which codes for MSSETVVLKVKMSCTGCSGAVNRVLEKMQGVESFEIDMKEQKVTVKGNVKPQDVFETVSKTGKKTEFWVEPENKSTETATEVEHVIKPSDSEAAVIASVELDNKPIEASTEAESENKSTETATIGVVEPNNKLSETATVAA